From one Paenibacillus sp. FSL K6-1330 genomic stretch:
- a CDS encoding ABC transporter permease — protein sequence MFFKKDFLIYWRDRKEMLIALFMPLALILVLGIALPNWVENSNGSLEMRVALVVKDHHEEGVNDFQEMLNGLSISTEEKNELSQAAASFQPEALLMKMFGNDEVEEFLQVAVLDDQTAHVQLKEEKVEAVITVPEGYTLAALNKLLLHEGGGAVLTLTALENSMKVNVLQNMLDGFLGTVNYQAALDSGMEGQESKGEGELALANSPVGGLEQIEGVDMITSFQYYALAISIFFALSVSTTTASKSITEKREMVFMRLLLAGTHPFRYLYGKVGSTLCMSLLQFTVLIIVSHFLFQLFPGKSLIFWIGLAFIVFMLCLTVAALSALYTAMLFRMKDVDVATGISFILLVVFGVIGGNLVPIYVLPDWLLNIGSVTPNGLALMSMIQWIQGSPFQDLWLPILYQGAFFIVILAASLWIFPRRGRI from the coding sequence GTGTTTTTCAAAAAAGACTTTCTCATCTATTGGAGAGATCGGAAAGAGATGCTGATTGCTCTGTTTATGCCATTAGCACTAATTCTGGTTCTTGGAATTGCCTTGCCAAATTGGGTAGAGAATTCGAATGGATCCCTTGAGATGAGAGTCGCATTGGTCGTGAAGGACCATCATGAAGAGGGAGTTAATGACTTTCAGGAAATGCTTAATGGTTTGTCGATCAGCACGGAAGAGAAGAACGAACTGAGTCAAGCAGCCGCGAGTTTCCAACCGGAAGCCCTGTTAATGAAAATGTTCGGCAACGATGAGGTTGAGGAATTTCTTCAAGTTGCTGTATTGGATGACCAGACTGCCCATGTACAGCTGAAGGAAGAGAAAGTGGAGGCTGTCATAACAGTTCCTGAGGGGTACACGCTGGCTGCGCTTAACAAGCTCCTCCTGCATGAGGGGGGCGGTGCAGTGCTGACTTTGACAGCGCTAGAGAATTCAATGAAAGTGAATGTTTTGCAAAATATGCTGGATGGATTTTTGGGTACCGTTAATTATCAAGCTGCGCTGGACAGCGGAATGGAAGGACAGGAAAGCAAGGGTGAGGGCGAGCTTGCGCTGGCGAACAGCCCTGTCGGAGGATTGGAACAAATTGAAGGTGTGGACATGATTACCTCGTTCCAATATTATGCCCTGGCAATCAGTATATTTTTTGCGCTGTCCGTCTCCACAACGACGGCGTCCAAATCGATCACGGAAAAGCGAGAGATGGTGTTTATGCGTCTCCTTCTTGCCGGAACCCATCCATTTCGCTACTTGTATGGCAAGGTTGGGTCAACCTTGTGCATGTCTCTACTTCAATTTACGGTACTGATCATAGTCTCACACTTTCTGTTTCAGCTGTTTCCGGGGAAATCCCTGATCTTCTGGATCGGTTTGGCCTTCATTGTCTTCATGCTGTGCTTAACGGTTGCGGCGTTATCCGCGCTTTATACGGCCATGCTCTTCCGAATGAAGGACGTTGATGTCGCAACCGGCATTTCGTTCATACTGCTGGTTGTGTTCGGCGTCATCGGAGGGAATCTGGTGCCGATCTATGTTTTGCCGGATTGGCTTTTGAATATCGGCAGCGTAACCCCCAACGGCTTGGCCTTGATGTCCATGATTCAGTGGATACAGGGCAGTCCCTTTCAAGATTTATGGCTGCCGATCCTGTACCAAGGGGCATTCTTCATCGTTATTCTAGCTGCAAGTTTATGGATCTTTCCAAGAAGGGGGCGGATCTGA
- the qoxC gene encoding cytochrome aa3 quinol oxidase subunit III produces MKIDATQPLEYGTEENRNRIFGFWLFLGAEIALFATLFTVYFVLVNRFASGPSGAEIFEITPVLLETFLLLTSSFTIGLAVHAMRLGLKKQMMIFMVITLLLGAGFLGIEIFEFFTYVHEGVTLSTSAFSSSLFTLLGTHGAHVTFGLLWGTGILLQIKKHGLDHSTANKSFIFSLYWHFLDVVWIFIFSFVYLKGLM; encoded by the coding sequence ATGAAAATAGATGCCACTCAGCCGCTGGAATATGGAACAGAGGAAAACCGTAATCGTATATTTGGCTTCTGGCTGTTCCTTGGAGCTGAAATTGCGCTCTTTGCAACCTTGTTTACCGTCTACTTCGTTCTCGTGAACCGCTTTGCCAGTGGTCCGAGCGGAGCAGAAATCTTTGAAATTACACCAGTATTACTTGAAACGTTCCTGCTCTTAACGAGTAGCTTCACCATTGGTTTGGCTGTTCATGCGATGCGTCTGGGACTGAAAAAGCAGATGATGATCTTTATGGTCATCACCCTGCTGCTCGGTGCAGGATTCCTTGGGATCGAGATCTTCGAATTCTTCACCTATGTGCATGAAGGAGTAACACTCTCAACCAGCGCCTTCTCCTCCAGCTTGTTCACATTGCTTGGCACCCACGGAGCTCACGTTACCTTCGGTCTCCTGTGGGGAACTGGCATTCTGCTTCAAATTAAAAAGCATGGACTGGATCATTCCACAGCCAACAAGTCCTTCATCTTCTCGCTCTACTGGCACTTCCTGGACGTTGTGTGGATCTTCATCTTCAGCTTTGTATACTTGAAAGGACTGATGTGA
- the qoxA gene encoding cytochrome aa3 quinol oxidase subunit II: MNKRGPLFALLLSFTLLLSGCSSITVLDPKGPAARTLSDTIIFSILMMVGILAVVYALYIYMLTKYRAKKSNEGYEPPHEEGNKWLEILWTAIPILIVAVLSVVTVKTTVAVENVPEGYENQKPLVIYASSSNWKWHFSYPEEGIETVNYVNIPTNRPIEFRLYSFGPITSFWIPQLHGQKYAMSDMITKLNMVADVPGSMMGRNANFNGEGFAHMEFEALAMTSAEYDEWVQDVKDTAPELKEDEFKKLLDTAHVGRMTFSNTHLEFSPPPSEDHHHGGDVNGNEEHQDHKDVDPNEPLPDSPAEESPNHQHEGH; encoded by the coding sequence ATGAACAAAAGAGGGCCGCTATTTGCATTGTTATTAAGCTTCACCTTGCTCTTATCGGGCTGCAGCTCGATCACGGTATTAGATCCGAAAGGACCGGCTGCGAGAACCCTATCCGATACAATCATATTCTCCATTCTCATGATGGTCGGAATACTAGCGGTTGTTTACGCGCTCTATATCTACATGCTCACAAAATATCGAGCCAAGAAATCCAACGAAGGTTACGAACCGCCTCATGAAGAGGGCAACAAATGGCTGGAAATTCTGTGGACTGCTATTCCGATTTTGATCGTTGCCGTGCTCTCTGTGGTAACCGTCAAAACGACGGTCGCCGTCGAGAACGTTCCTGAAGGATACGAAAACCAAAAGCCTTTGGTCATTTACGCTTCCTCTTCGAACTGGAAATGGCACTTCAGCTATCCGGAAGAAGGTATTGAGACCGTCAATTACGTCAACATTCCAACCAACCGTCCGATCGAATTCCGTCTCTACTCTTTCGGTCCGATCACAAGCTTCTGGATCCCTCAGCTTCACGGGCAGAAGTATGCGATGAGCGACATGATTACCAAGCTGAACATGGTTGCCGACGTACCAGGTTCGATGATGGGCCGTAACGCGAACTTCAACGGCGAAGGTTTTGCCCATATGGAGTTCGAAGCCCTTGCAATGACCTCTGCCGAGTACGATGAGTGGGTTCAGGATGTAAAGGATACCGCGCCTGAACTGAAGGAAGATGAGTTCAAGAAGCTTCTGGATACCGCGCATGTCGGACGAATGACCTTCTCCAACACGCATTTGGAATTCAGCCCGCCGCCATCCGAAGACCATCACCATGGTGGTGATGTCAACGGCAATGAGGAGCATCAGGATCATAAAGACGTGGATCCGAATGAACCGCTGCCGGACTCCCCGGCTGAAGAAAGTCCAAATCATCAACATGAAGGACATTAA
- a CDS encoding ABC transporter ATP-binding protein: protein MLETVELRKVFKGKTAVEEVSLYLDRGESVGLIGPNGAGKSTTISMISSLLKPTGGDVRLNGKSVLKHPQDIRTVLGVVPQEIALYEELTSYENLKFFGRVYGLNGKELEVKIQELLDTVGLRDRQKELIRTYSGGMKRRINIAAALLHDPQIVIMDEPTVGIDPQSRNHILETVRRLNRDKGTTVLYTSHYMEEVEQLCSRMYIMDHGRIIASGTKEELQHILSGEDTLIIQLNRQNPELAEELRYLESVRQVEETDHGLKLIVMKNSYILSGIVQASERNGVQIQNIHIQSPSLEDVFLHLTGRKLRD from the coding sequence ATGCTGGAAACCGTAGAACTTCGAAAAGTATTTAAGGGCAAGACGGCTGTAGAGGAAGTCAGCCTGTATCTGGACCGTGGAGAATCCGTCGGATTAATCGGGCCGAACGGCGCCGGGAAATCGACAACAATCTCCATGATTTCATCCTTGCTGAAACCGACGGGCGGCGATGTACGCCTGAACGGCAAAAGCGTGCTCAAGCATCCGCAGGATATTCGCACCGTATTAGGCGTGGTGCCTCAGGAAATTGCCTTGTATGAGGAATTGACCTCGTATGAGAACCTTAAATTTTTCGGGCGCGTATATGGATTGAACGGGAAGGAATTGGAGGTCAAAATTCAGGAGCTGCTTGATACGGTCGGCCTGCGGGATCGCCAGAAGGAGTTAATTAGAACTTATTCCGGAGGCATGAAGAGAAGGATCAATATCGCAGCGGCTCTGCTGCATGATCCGCAAATCGTTATCATGGATGAACCGACCGTGGGCATTGATCCGCAGTCCCGCAATCATATCCTTGAAACAGTCCGGCGCTTAAACCGGGACAAAGGGACAACGGTACTGTACACAAGCCATTACATGGAAGAGGTGGAGCAGCTGTGCAGCCGGATGTACATCATGGATCACGGGCGGATTATCGCTTCGGGTACCAAGGAGGAACTGCAGCACATCTTGTCCGGTGAGGATACGCTGATCATCCAGCTGAATCGCCAGAATCCAGAGCTGGCCGAGGAGCTTCGATACTTGGAAAGCGTCAGGCAGGTTGAGGAAACGGATCATGGCCTGAAGCTCATTGTCATGAAGAACAGTTACATTCTGTCCGGCATCGTTCAGGCTTCGGAACGCAATGGGGTACAGATTCAGAATATTCATATCCAGTCGCCAAGTCTCGAGGATGTATTTCTTCATTTGACCGGCCGCAAGCTTCGGGATTGA
- a CDS encoding response regulator transcription factor → MIRILLAEDQAMVRQGLKMMIESDSDMLVTGEAGNGKEAVALCENHIFDVVVLDIRMPEMNGLEAARIIRSRWPNTKVLMLTTFNDDQYAVEALKSGASGYMLKEAEPEALIRSIRSCWSGGLSLQEDVAAKVIPKLLEEKIAPVVDASITPRELSIIRLVGEGRSNREIADELGLSIGTVKNHVSQIMDKLDLRDRTQLAIYAIRHNVV, encoded by the coding sequence CTGATACGTATATTATTGGCAGAGGATCAGGCCATGGTTCGTCAAGGTCTGAAGATGATGATCGAAAGCGATTCGGATATGCTGGTTACCGGCGAGGCCGGTAACGGAAAAGAGGCTGTGGCTTTATGCGAAAACCATATCTTTGATGTCGTTGTGCTGGATATCCGAATGCCGGAGATGAACGGATTGGAGGCTGCCCGCATCATACGTTCACGATGGCCGAACACGAAAGTGTTGATGCTGACGACGTTTAACGACGACCAGTATGCGGTCGAGGCCCTCAAGAGCGGGGCAAGCGGGTACATGCTGAAGGAGGCGGAGCCGGAGGCCTTGATCCGCTCGATTAGAAGCTGCTGGAGCGGCGGATTGTCGCTCCAGGAGGATGTGGCGGCCAAGGTGATCCCCAAGCTGCTGGAAGAGAAGATAGCACCCGTCGTTGATGCTTCGATTACCCCGCGGGAGCTGTCCATCATTCGTCTGGTAGGGGAAGGGCGCAGCAATCGCGAAATCGCAGACGAGCTGGGGTTGTCGATCGGAACGGTCAAGAATCACGTCAGCCAGATTATGGACAAACTTGATCTAAGAGACCGGACGCAGCTGGCGATTTATGCCATACGGCACAATGTGGTTTGA
- a CDS encoding cell wall-binding repeat-containing protein — protein sequence MIAGWALALLTAGILAWSQTQSHSEPSIPSAVHSKELLKDVPVPWSATKNTIRLNTSDPVSAAVLTSKTLWQSTNEHSRPQAVILVDLAQWSIAAVSVDLTQLSEGPLLFVEEEGIPKETLEELRRLKPRGAEHNKGIEIITVGPISDRVMKELHGLEYKTDHIAAGEPAEAAAAIDEYAAKVSGSVPTSVIVGSMDRPDYTLPAVSWIAHMPETMLYVREKHVPEVTAQALHKRKGKANIYIIGPEKVVSRAVEDELRQYGKVTRISGDDPFENALHFAQFNDPVTGFGWGVQSPGYSLSFSTPDSPVLSIAAAPLSHMGKHAPLLFTDRDGVPRSITKYVDSIRRQSGTSPKEAPYNHAWIIGDEQTLTTKLQSEIDEILDMDAGRD from the coding sequence ATGATCGCCGGCTGGGCTCTTGCCCTGTTAACGGCAGGCATCCTCGCATGGAGTCAGACTCAAAGTCATTCCGAGCCCTCCATTCCCTCGGCTGTTCACAGCAAGGAGCTGCTGAAGGATGTTCCTGTACCTTGGTCCGCTACGAAGAACACCATTCGATTGAATACATCCGATCCAGTAAGTGCGGCTGTACTGACCTCCAAGACGCTGTGGCAGTCCACGAATGAGCATAGTCGTCCGCAAGCGGTGATTCTGGTGGATTTGGCTCAATGGTCCATTGCGGCTGTTAGCGTCGATCTAACCCAGCTTAGCGAAGGGCCTCTACTGTTTGTGGAAGAAGAGGGGATTCCCAAGGAGACGCTGGAAGAGCTGCGACGGCTGAAGCCAAGGGGAGCGGAGCATAACAAGGGCATTGAGATTATTACTGTCGGCCCGATTTCGGATAGGGTGATGAAGGAGCTACATGGGCTTGAATATAAGACCGATCACATTGCTGCCGGGGAGCCAGCAGAAGCAGCAGCCGCTATTGATGAATACGCTGCTAAGGTATCCGGATCTGTACCCACCTCGGTTATTGTCGGATCGATGGATCGTCCGGATTATACGCTTCCTGCGGTAAGCTGGATTGCCCATATGCCGGAAACGATGCTGTATGTTCGCGAGAAGCATGTGCCTGAAGTGACGGCACAGGCGCTTCATAAGCGGAAAGGGAAAGCGAATATCTATATCATCGGTCCCGAAAAGGTGGTATCCCGGGCAGTCGAGGACGAGCTGCGGCAATATGGGAAGGTGACGCGGATATCCGGGGATGACCCGTTCGAGAATGCCTTACATTTCGCTCAGTTCAATGATCCCGTTACAGGCTTTGGTTGGGGCGTTCAATCGCCGGGTTACAGCCTCTCGTTCTCAACCCCAGATTCGCCCGTATTGTCCATTGCAGCCGCTCCATTGTCCCATATGGGTAAGCATGCACCTTTATTGTTTACGGACCGCGACGGGGTGCCACGCTCCATTACGAAGTATGTAGACTCGATACGGCGTCAGAGCGGCACGTCCCCTAAGGAAGCTCCTTATAATCACGCTTGGATTATTGGAGACGAACAGACCCTGACTACGAAGCTCCAGAGTGAGATTGATGAAATTCTAGACATGGATGCAGGGCGTGACTAA
- a CDS encoding oligoribonuclease, which produces MYHLYSHNDLDGVGCGIIAKCAFAEGIDVRYNSIHGLNQQVARYLNRTSVQENPYDVLFITDLSVAPDMEKELNVFVEEGGQVQLIDHHKTALHLNEYSWGQVDVTHRDGRPASATSLFYEYLIEHGHLGRSEALDEFVELVRLYDTWEWEENQKIEAKRLNDLFYMLSLDEFESKMTQRLREQGGFFFDEFEEKILDMEENKIDRYIRRKQRELIQTFVGEHCVGIVYAESYHSELASELGTTYPHLDYISILNMGGRKMSLRTIHDHVDVSEVAMRYGGGGHPKAAGCTINEEVYQLFAADSFELEPIRFDASRNQFNIKGTESGVLYESWSEDLLFVYAHAGEWIVEWNGEPLPFRFRSFEEAERHMKRQYGAWLSRDDVFVKMLKEQWRRNRSNDRPGLPPDMDEEKLMEDL; this is translated from the coding sequence ATGTATCATCTTTACAGCCATAATGATCTGGATGGTGTCGGATGCGGCATTATCGCCAAATGCGCTTTCGCCGAAGGAATTGATGTCCGTTACAACTCCATTCACGGTTTGAATCAGCAAGTCGCAAGGTATCTGAACCGGACTTCCGTGCAGGAGAATCCGTATGATGTGTTGTTTATTACGGATTTGTCCGTCGCTCCGGATATGGAGAAGGAACTGAACGTGTTTGTCGAAGAGGGAGGGCAGGTGCAGCTTATTGATCACCACAAAACGGCTCTTCACTTGAATGAATATAGCTGGGGGCAAGTGGATGTCACGCATCGGGACGGCCGCCCAGCATCGGCAACCTCACTATTCTATGAATATTTAATTGAGCATGGACATCTGGGCAGAAGCGAGGCACTGGACGAATTCGTAGAGCTGGTCCGCCTCTATGATACATGGGAATGGGAAGAGAATCAGAAGATTGAGGCTAAACGTCTGAATGATTTGTTCTATATGTTGTCCCTTGACGAATTTGAGAGCAAGATGACGCAGCGTCTGCGGGAGCAGGGGGGCTTCTTCTTTGATGAGTTTGAAGAGAAAATATTGGACATGGAAGAGAATAAAATCGATCGTTACATCCGCCGTAAGCAGCGGGAACTCATTCAGACCTTCGTGGGGGAGCACTGCGTAGGCATTGTATATGCCGAATCCTATCATTCTGAGCTTGCCAGCGAGCTGGGAACGACATATCCTCACCTGGATTACATTTCTATCTTGAACATGGGGGGAAGGAAAATGAGCCTTCGTACGATTCATGATCACGTGGATGTGTCCGAAGTGGCGATGCGATACGGGGGAGGCGGTCATCCCAAAGCAGCGGGGTGCACGATTAACGAGGAAGTGTATCAATTATTTGCTGCTGACTCGTTTGAGCTGGAACCGATCCGGTTCGACGCTTCACGGAATCAATTCAACATAAAGGGGACGGAGTCCGGTGTTCTATACGAAAGCTGGAGTGAGGATCTGTTGTTTGTTTATGCCCACGCCGGGGAATGGATTGTCGAGTGGAACGGGGAACCCCTCCCCTTCCGGTTCAGATCGTTCGAGGAGGCGGAGCGGCACATGAAGCGGCAGTATGGCGCCTGGCTCTCCAGGGATGACGTGTTTGTGAAGATGCTGAAGGAGCAATGGAGACGAAACCGTTCCAATGACCGGCCGGGACTGCCGCCGGATATGGATGAGGAGAAGTTAATGGAAGATCTGTAG
- the qoxB gene encoding cytochrome aa3 quinol oxidase subunit I: MKWDEFFVTGDPLIYGAMVSIVLVSLAILFGLTFYKKWGYLWREWLTTVDHKRIGVMYIICALIMLFRGGVDAIMMRAQTAAPDMKFLNGQHYNEVFTTHGVIMILFMAMPFIFGLMNVIIPLQIGARDVAFPKLNAISFWLFFAGAMLFNISFVIGGSPDAGWSAYFPLASIEFSPTVGNNYYSLALQISGIGTLLTGLNFIVTILKMRAPGMTLMRMPMFTWSVLITCVIIIFAFPVLTIALLLMMFDRVFGSQFFTMANGGMDMLWANLFWVWGHPEVYIVILPAFGIFSEIISTFSRKNLYGYSSMVLSMVIISGLSFLVWAHHFYTMGQGAMVNGFFSITTMAIAVPTGIKIFNWLFTLRKGRISFTTPMLYSLAFIPIFTIGGVTGVMLAMASADYQYHNTMFLVAHFHYVLIPGAVFAVIAGFHYWFPKVFGFRLNEKLGKIAFWFIAISFNVTFFPMFFLGLMGMTRRTYTYSAETGFGPLNMLSMVGAIGLAIGFIILVYNIYWSTRYEPRDKTGDPWDARALEWSTPSPVPVYNFAVTPKVKGRDAHWFSKKNNEPLSDEKITKIHMPSNTGKPFILGIAFFFLGFFLVFSWWIPSIVAGIAVLIILATMSFDRDHGYYIPVEEIVQTEQKLRGDTV, translated from the coding sequence ATGAAATGGGACGAATTTTTCGTTACCGGTGATCCGTTAATTTACGGTGCCATGGTGAGTATTGTTCTCGTCTCGCTTGCAATCCTCTTCGGTTTAACCTTTTACAAGAAGTGGGGTTATCTCTGGCGGGAATGGCTCACAACCGTGGATCACAAAAGAATTGGGGTCATGTACATCATCTGTGCATTGATCATGCTGTTCCGCGGAGGCGTGGACGCTATCATGATGCGTGCGCAAACCGCTGCGCCGGACATGAAGTTTCTGAACGGTCAGCATTATAATGAAGTATTCACGACTCACGGGGTCATCATGATCCTCTTTATGGCGATGCCGTTTATCTTCGGTCTGATGAACGTCATCATTCCGCTTCAGATCGGTGCCCGTGACGTAGCTTTCCCTAAACTGAACGCAATCAGCTTCTGGCTGTTCTTTGCCGGCGCGATGCTGTTCAACATTTCCTTCGTTATCGGAGGCTCGCCGGATGCCGGCTGGTCCGCCTATTTCCCGCTGGCCAGTATCGAGTTCAGTCCGACGGTCGGCAATAACTACTACTCGCTGGCGCTTCAGATTTCAGGGATTGGTACCTTGCTGACAGGTCTGAACTTTATCGTGACGATTCTGAAGATGCGTGCTCCGGGCATGACCCTGATGCGCATGCCGATGTTTACGTGGTCTGTATTGATCACTTGCGTCATTATTATCTTTGCTTTCCCTGTACTTACGATTGCGCTCTTGCTTATGATGTTCGACCGCGTCTTTGGTTCGCAATTCTTCACGATGGCCAACGGCGGCATGGATATGCTATGGGCCAACCTGTTCTGGGTATGGGGACACCCTGAGGTATACATTGTCATTCTGCCAGCTTTCGGTATTTTCAGTGAGATCATCTCGACTTTCTCCAGAAAAAACTTGTACGGTTACAGCTCCATGGTATTGAGTATGGTGATTATCTCCGGGTTGTCCTTCCTGGTATGGGCCCACCATTTCTATACGATGGGTCAAGGGGCTATGGTTAACGGCTTCTTCTCCATCACGACGATGGCGATTGCCGTACCGACCGGAATCAAAATATTCAACTGGCTCTTCACGCTTCGAAAGGGTCGAATCAGTTTTACGACGCCGATGCTCTACTCGCTTGCCTTTATTCCGATCTTCACGATCGGTGGCGTTACCGGCGTCATGCTGGCGATGGCCAGTGCCGACTATCAGTATCACAATACGATGTTCCTGGTTGCCCACTTCCACTATGTGCTCATTCCAGGCGCCGTATTCGCCGTCATTGCCGGTTTCCATTACTGGTTCCCTAAAGTGTTCGGCTTCCGTCTGAACGAAAAGCTTGGCAAAATCGCATTCTGGTTCATTGCCATCTCATTTAACGTTACGTTCTTCCCGATGTTCTTCCTGGGACTTATGGGAATGACCCGTCGTACGTACACCTATTCGGCTGAAACCGGCTTTGGCCCGCTGAATATGCTGTCGATGGTCGGCGCAATTGGCCTGGCGATCGGATTCATCATTCTGGTATACAACATCTACTGGAGTACACGTTACGAGCCGCGCGACAAAACAGGAGATCCATGGGATGCACGTGCACTGGAATGGTCTACGCCAAGTCCGGTTCCTGTATACAACTTTGCGGTAACGCCGAAAGTCAAAGGCCGCGACGCCCACTGGTTCTCGAAGAAAAACAACGAGCCGCTTTCGGATGAGAAAATCACGAAGATTCACATGCCAAGCAACACCGGAAAACCATTTATACTGGGTATCGCCTTCTTCTTCCTTGGCTTCTTCCTGGTATTCAGCTGGTGGATTCCATCCATCGTTGCCGGTATTGCGGTATTGATTATTTTGGCAACCATGTCCTTTGACCGTGATCACGGATACTACATCCCGGTTGAAGAGATTGTTCAAACCGAACAGAAACTGCGGGGTGATACGGTATGA
- the qoxD gene encoding cytochrome aa3 quinol oxidase subunit IV, protein MLKQLFPIKHVAGYISSLVLSAVALVVLLDMPAASKLAVLLVTAILQATVQLMLFMHVGESDDKKSVYINIAYALFVGLVTIFGTLFIFVWGWYA, encoded by the coding sequence ATGTTAAAACAGCTATTTCCAATTAAGCATGTAGCGGGTTATATATCGTCTCTCGTCCTTTCAGCGGTTGCACTCGTCGTTCTGCTGGATATGCCGGCAGCTTCGAAATTGGCCGTTCTGCTGGTTACCGCTATCCTGCAGGCAACCGTTCAGCTCATGCTGTTCATGCACGTCGGGGAAAGTGATGACAAAAAATCCGTTTACATCAACATTGCCTACGCTCTGTTCGTTGGCCTTGTCACGATCTTCGGAACGCTGTTCATCTTCGTATGGGGCTGGTATGCTTAA
- a CDS encoding histidine kinase: MSGKRGDDVRSFWIWFIFLGLSWIFAFLPVIQHGNPDQLPWRLGSSAIFFTAFFLSPLFRVKPAMLFVTLLVASLFSVISLWPTSTSTSTPYILLVFSILAGKAVYRLSTIHAACIGLVLAAGAMVPGLFGYAEFPWFFLVLYSVILAMGLALFRTVWSHNEESTVRYETLLSEYRNMKRRLITDEQHARQEERTQVGRDIHDSVGHKLTALLMQLEMHRMQADGDTAEVLKGLKALAKESLEETRNAVKSMKQQETSGLPAIIGLLRRLESESFMRVTLTARHGALTVPLNNIQSIAVYRAVQEAMTNAMKHGSTREVHIIFEAPGGGIFRFEVSNPYLRKRDTYREGYGLKAMRERMEEAGGELQISQYDNQFIVRGTLFMSKLTEEGVR; this comes from the coding sequence TTGAGTGGAAAGAGAGGGGACGATGTGCGGTCGTTCTGGATATGGTTTATATTTCTTGGTTTGAGCTGGATTTTTGCCTTCCTCCCTGTGATCCAACATGGAAATCCTGACCAATTGCCTTGGAGATTGGGGAGCAGCGCCATTTTCTTCACGGCCTTTTTTCTATCGCCGTTATTCCGCGTCAAGCCCGCAATGCTATTTGTCACACTGCTCGTTGCGTCTTTATTTTCCGTTATCTCCTTATGGCCAACCAGTACGAGTACATCTACCCCGTACATTCTGCTGGTTTTTTCCATTCTGGCGGGAAAAGCCGTGTATCGGCTCTCCACCATTCATGCTGCCTGCATAGGTCTTGTTCTGGCTGCAGGTGCCATGGTGCCAGGTTTGTTCGGATACGCCGAGTTTCCATGGTTCTTCCTCGTTCTATACTCGGTTATTCTCGCGATGGGTCTTGCCTTATTTCGCACGGTCTGGTCCCATAATGAAGAGTCAACGGTTCGATATGAAACGCTGCTCAGTGAGTATCGTAATATGAAACGCCGCCTGATTACGGATGAGCAGCATGCCAGGCAGGAGGAGCGGACTCAAGTCGGTCGGGATATCCATGACTCCGTCGGGCATAAATTAACGGCACTGCTTATGCAGCTCGAGATGCACCGGATGCAGGCAGACGGGGATACGGCCGAGGTTCTGAAGGGACTAAAGGCCCTCGCCAAGGAAAGTCTGGAGGAGACCAGGAACGCGGTGAAATCCATGAAGCAGCAGGAGACCAGCGGATTGCCCGCGATCATTGGTCTTCTCCGGCGCTTGGAATCCGAGAGCTTTATGCGCGTAACGCTAACGGCGCGGCATGGAGCGCTTACCGTACCTTTAAACAATATCCAATCCATTGCGGTATACCGAGCGGTTCAGGAAGCCATGACCAATGCGATGAAGCATGGAAGCACTCGAGAAGTGCATATCATTTTTGAAGCGCCGGGAGGCGGCATATTCCGTTTTGAGGTAAGCAATCCGTATCTCCGGAAACGCGATACATACCGGGAGGGCTATGGTTTAAAAGCGATGCGAGAGCGAATGGAAGAGGCTGGGGGCGAACTCCAAATCTCCCAGTACGACAACCAATTTATCGTTCGCGGAACGTTATTCATGTCCAAATTAACAGAGGAGGGAGTCCGCTGA